A region from the Vicia villosa cultivar HV-30 ecotype Madison, WI linkage group LG3, Vvil1.0, whole genome shotgun sequence genome encodes:
- the LOC131661842 gene encoding TATA-box-binding protein-like isoform X1, with amino-acid sequence MADQGLEENQSVNPEKHPSGIMPTIINVVSTVNLGCKLDLKSIKLQAPTAEYNPQRHPSVSMRIKAPESKAQISSSGIMVCTGAKSESQSKLAASKFVAIIRKMGFPAKFKDFKIQEIVGSCDVKFPIRLERLANSHVSCTSYNPELFPWLIYQMKQPNIVLYIFDSGKVYLKGTKLRSEIYTAFENIYPVLTGFRKNEQCRSSSSSRARFSGCKGCLSHGLDQSVH; translated from the exons ATGGCTGACCAAGGATTGGAAGAGAACCAATCTGTGAATCCAGAAAAGCATCCTTCTGGGATTATGCCTACCATTAT AAATGTTGTGTCAACTGTCAATTTGGGTTGTAAGTTGGACCTTAAATCCATTAAGCTTCAAGCTCCTACTGCAGAGTACAATCCCCAG CGTCATCCTTCTGTGAGTATGAGGATCAAGGCACCAGAATCAAAAGCACAAATCAGTTCTTCTGGAATTATG GTCTGTACTGGAGCTAAGAGTGAGAGCCAGTCAAAATTGGCGGCAAGTAAG TTTGTAGCAATTATTCGGAAGATGGGCTTCCCAGCTAAATTTAAG GATTTTAAGATTCAAGAAATTGTTGGATCATGTGATGTCAAGTTCCCCATAAGGCTTGAGCGTCTTGCTAATTCCCATGTCTCTTGCACTAGT TATAACCCAGAGTTATTTCCATGGCTAATCTACCAAATGAAGCAACCAAATATAGTCTTATATATATTTGATTCTGGAAAAGTTTATCTGAAAGGAACCAAG TTGAGAAGTGAGATTTACACAGCCTTTGAGAATATATATCCCGTGCTTACTGGGTTCAGAAAAAACGAACAATG CAGATCATCGTCAAGTTCAAGAGCGAGGTTTTCTGGCTGCAAAGGTTGTCTGTCGCACGGGCTTGATCAATCTGTACACTAA
- the LOC131661842 gene encoding TATA-box-binding protein-like isoform X2, giving the protein MADQGLEENQSVNPEKHPSGIMPTIINVVSTVNLGCKLDLKSIKLQAPTAEYNPQRHPSVSMRIKAPESKAQISSSGIMVCTGAKSESQSKLAASKFVAIIRKMGFPAKFKDFKIQEIVGSCDVKFPIRLERLANSHVSCTSYNPELFPWLIYQMKQPNIVLYIFDSGKVYLKGTKLRSEIYTAFENIYPVLTGFRKNEQ; this is encoded by the exons ATGGCTGACCAAGGATTGGAAGAGAACCAATCTGTGAATCCAGAAAAGCATCCTTCTGGGATTATGCCTACCATTAT AAATGTTGTGTCAACTGTCAATTTGGGTTGTAAGTTGGACCTTAAATCCATTAAGCTTCAAGCTCCTACTGCAGAGTACAATCCCCAG CGTCATCCTTCTGTGAGTATGAGGATCAAGGCACCAGAATCAAAAGCACAAATCAGTTCTTCTGGAATTATG GTCTGTACTGGAGCTAAGAGTGAGAGCCAGTCAAAATTGGCGGCAAGTAAG TTTGTAGCAATTATTCGGAAGATGGGCTTCCCAGCTAAATTTAAG GATTTTAAGATTCAAGAAATTGTTGGATCATGTGATGTCAAGTTCCCCATAAGGCTTGAGCGTCTTGCTAATTCCCATGTCTCTTGCACTAGT TATAACCCAGAGTTATTTCCATGGCTAATCTACCAAATGAAGCAACCAAATATAGTCTTATATATATTTGATTCTGGAAAAGTTTATCTGAAAGGAACCAAG TTGAGAAGTGAGATTTACACAGCCTTTGAGAATATATATCCCGTGCTTACTGGGTTCAGAAAAAACGAACAATG A
- the LOC131661841 gene encoding glutathione S-transferase DHAR3, chloroplastic-like: MSTVRIQVSACALSATVNNLRYRPNYVVSTSRFNNHFSFKPLRVSMSSVPPSEPLEIAVKASITSPNKLGDCPFTQRVLLTLEEKHLPYEKKLVDLRNKPEWFLEISPEGKVPVINIDGKWVPDSDVITQTLEEKYPSPPLVTPPEKATVGSKIFSTFIGFLKSKDPNDGTEQALLNELSSFNDYLKENGPFINGKDISAADLSLGPKLYHLEIALGHYKKWAVPDSLNFLKSYLKDIFSRESFINTRAQPEDVIEGWRPKVEG, from the exons ATGTCCACCGTAAGAATTCAAGTTTCAGCGTGCGCTCTTTCCGCCACCGTCAACAACCTTCGTTATCGTCCAAACTACGTCGTTTCAACAAGCCGCTTCAACAACCATTTCAGCTTCAAACCCCTCAGAGTTTCAATGTCTTCCGTTCCTCCTTCCGAGCCCTTGGAAATTGCTGTCAAAGCTTCTATCACCTCACCCAACAAACTTGGAGACT gCCCTTTTACCCAAAGGGTATTGCTGACCCTGGAGGAAAAACATTTACCTTACGAGAAGAAATTGGTGGATTTAAGGAACAAACCAGAATG GTTCCTTGAAATCAGCCCTGAAGGTAAAGTTCCTGTAATAAATATTGATGGGAAGTGGGTTCCTGATTCAGATGTAATCACACAAACATTGGAAGAGAAGTATCCTAGCCCACCATTGGTGACTCCACCAGAAAAGGCGACAGT TGGATCAAAGATCTTTTCTACATTTATTGGATTTCTCAAGAGCAAAGATCCCAATGATGGAACAGAACAAGCATTACTAAATGAACTAAGCTCCTTCAACGATTACCTAAAGGAAAAT GGTCCTTTTATCAATGGGAAAGACATATCTGCGGCTGACCTGTCACTTGGACCAAAGTTATACCATTTGGAGATTGCTTTAGGGCATTATAAGAAATGGGCAGTACCTGATTCACTTAACTTTTTGAAATCTTACTTGAAG GATATTTTCTCGAGGGAATCATTCATCAACACGCGTGCACAGCCGGAGGATGTCATTGAAGGTTGGCGTCCTAAAGTGGAGGGTTGA